The DNA sequence CTACATCAACTCCAGTTGAGACCCTTGCTACATCAATACAGGAAGCCTTGGGTAGTTTAGTTGACAATCATGTACCATCCAAGACAAGCTCATCAAGATATAGCCAATGCTGGTTTGACACAACCACCAAGCGCATGTGCCGTAAGAAAGCCAGGGCTTTTAAGAAGGCCAGGCATACCAACAAGGCGAGAGACTGGCGTCGGTATCATAACATCAAGAAACAGACTCAACAGACCTGTCGCCAGACTTACAATCAGTACTTGTCAGACATCATTGACAGTGATCCTGATGGCAACAAGAAACTGGGTGCTTTGGTCAAGTCCAAACGCTGTGACCAAATGGGTGTTGCACCGCTTAAGGAAGGCAACATCCTTCATTGTGATCCAAAACAAAAGGCTAACATCTTAAACAGACAGTTCTCCTCAGTCTTCACTGTTGATAGTGACTCATCTCTGCCTGATTTGGGACCAAGCCCACACCCTACCATGAATGACATCAATGTAAGCTGTGCAGGAGTAACCAAACTTCTTCAAAATCTCAAGCCACACAAGGCAGCAGGTCCTGACGGCATTCCTGTGAGACTACTGAAAGAAACTGCAGAGCAAATCTCCCCTGCTATCACCATGCTCTTCCAAGCGTCACTGAATCAGGGCACCATCCCATCGTGTTGGAAGAAAGCTcttgttgtgcctatttttaagaAGGGCTCCAGATCATCTGCCTCTAACTATAGACCAATATCTCTGACAGCAGTCCTCTCCAAGCTTTGCGAGCATATTGTACACTGCTCTGTTCTACACCATCTCATAGACCAGGGGATTCTCACAGATGCACAACATGGTTTCAGGAAGCGTAGGTCTTGTGACACACAGCTCTTACTCACCATCAATGACCTTGCCAGGGGTCTTGAGCAGAAGCAACAAATTGATCTCATCTTATTGGACTTCGCCAAGGCCTTTGACAAGGTGTCGCACCAAAGGCTTCTCCTGAAAGCAGAATTCTATGGACTGCGTGGCCACACTTTGGAATGGATCAAGAACTTCCTCCAAGACCGCACTCAGCAAGTCATGATAGATGGCCAGCGCAGCTCAGAAGCCAAAGTCACTTCAGGAGTTCCACAGGGTAGCGTGCTCGGCCCACTTCTCTTCCTGATCTACATTAACGATCTCCCTGATAGCATCTCCAGTTCTACCCCACGGCTCTTCGCAGAGCGACTCGTCCCTATACCGCAAATTACATCTGCTCAGGACTGCGTAAGTCTTCAGAAGGACCTTGACTCGCTTCAGGAATGGGAGAGATTGTGGCTGATGGAGTTTCATCCTTCCAAATGTCAAGTTGTTCGTATTACCAACAAGAGGAAACCCATCACTGGCTCGTACATCATCCATAACCACACACTGGAAGAAGTGACCTCAGCAAAATACCTGGGAGTACACATTGACTCCAAGTTGTCCTTCAACACCCATGTGGACACAGTGGTTAAGAAAGCAAACTCCACCAACGCATTCCTGTGTCGTAACTTCCGTCAATGCAGTCGCAAGATCAAGAAGTCAACATTTACCACCTATGTGCGGCCAATTGTGGAATATGCTGCAACAGCATGGGACCCACACACTCGCCGAAATGCTGACAAGATCGAAATGGTGCAACGAAGAGGTGCCCGGTTCGTCACTGGTATCTACGACCAAACCAGCAGCGTCACCGCCATGCTCAAAGACCTGCAGTGGCCCACTTTGGAGAGCAGACGCACCCAAAGCCGACTCGCAATGATGTACCGGATCCGCTACAACCTTGTTGACATCAACTGGCGTGATCACCTAACCGAGTCATCAACTAGGACCAGAGGGCACGGATCCCGATTCACCTTGCCGTACTGCAGCACTCAGGTATATGCCTCATCCTTCTTCCCCCGCACATGCAGAGATTGGAACAACCTGGCATTCGATCCTGCTCACCTGGCTTCCCTCAACGCATTCAAGACTGCGTTGCTGGGGCCAACCCCCTAGCCTGCACCAGAGGACCAGGACTTTTTACTTGCACTTGTATATATTTGCACCAAGATAAGGATGCGTCACAACTTGTTCCACGCATATGCGCTTCAAGAGTGCGATTATCTTCATCCAGATGAAGCAGCACTTtaccggaagaagaagaagaagaatatgtctaggaagtagagatgttTTCTTTAACCCAATATAAGAAACACTTTCGGAAGGTTTTGAGATAATTAGAGGGGGCCTAcatctcagaacaacaaataaaaagagaccaccacctttttccaggcattattgtgtatgctaaaacagctctaagggagtgttcagaaatactttggtgggggggctggcgggaaaaaaaattcatgagcttttatgcatacatatcaaatcatgagatgcacaaatttcaaacctaatattttggcatatttgtaatttttacacaatgtccaacttacacttcggattacacctaattggaatcagtcaagttcgttgtctagatagagcaactaactttgatgtcttattaagacgaatcccccatagaacaccacagttaaagcggtcaagatattaagtgttttctttcatttttatctcgctacttctgcttcaaatgtaacgtgaaaaccttcctgacagttatttactaatattataaatattgttataatttttggaataacaaaacttcaaatttgcccgaaatcgtatattatggcttttataaaaatatgaaaaataggaTTTAAaaagagaggtgctagcggggttcATGCGCGAATTTAGAGGGGGGCACAGCCGGCCCGTACCCCCCTTTTGGCGGatcccaaaaattaaaaaaagaagaaaagaaagagaagagaaggagggaaagaaaagaggaaaagaaaagaaagggagaaaagaaaagaaagaaaatagaaaacggaacaacgtaaaaagaaagaaagaaaatcttcgggcttatagcctaataaatctgtagtgagtatcatacaccggggtggcactctccaggcgcggattcagaGGGCGGCccctctcaaaaaaaaaaaaaaaaaaaaaaaaaaaaaaaaaaagagaggaagagagacaagagaagagaaagaggagaaaagagaagaaaaagttaaattgcacgtaattagtaggcccatgccaaataaaccgctgtagctcacagtctggtctatcaaaagtaggccctataatactAGCGGGAATACTAGTTAGGTCGGATTCTTTTAGGCAGTACTTGTTGATTTCTGATTGCCTGTCGatgatgcagggcccgtcacattttgtcaccaaagtcagtattaatcggactccatgctgacttcgatccatgcatgctttaaattGCGAATCTCCGAGTCttaggcctagggcctattaaagtgtcagtgtaacattttacaaattgagttcgggccctgttttgttttaaaaagcaatgatatactctcgtatatggccatgcgttttgagttggggaTTTTGCGGACATTGCATATTTTTGGGAAATCGCACCATTTTTCGTTTAGAATTAATTATttcagtacatgtacatgctactataggcaaagtatacatattctgaaaggaaatttcatgaggaatccaaaaatgcagttATTTCTGATGTAGGGGTAGTACTAAGAAATATATATGAAGTTAAAAAgtgaacaattaaaaaaaaattaccaaagaTCAAGTGGTCCTATTTTCAATATGCCTTACCCTACATCAAAACAGACTTCATTTTTGCATTCCTCACATCAAATGCTTTCAGAAAACATATAGTTTTACTATGCTACCTGTTACGGTGTTCAGATTGCGCAAGGGTTAAAACGTGCCAttcaaaaacagagcagaatttGATGAAATTAATAAAACATGTTCTATCTAGAAAAATTAACTTTTCTAAGTACAAGAATGTCATTTACATAAATTCAACATTACAACAAGTTATTCACCTgctatattttgaaatattttcttgtCCATAATATGAAGTTTGaagttacatacatgtatgtactaagTTGCACGTGGCCACGTGATATCACAGTCATCAACAGGATTCAAAATAATAAGTTTGGTTGCTTTGTAGTTAATTGCAGATCTATGTTTGCAACTCATCAATCCCAACATACAAAACAGTTTCTTTTGGAATGACTGCCTCCTGGGAAGTGTCTTGTACAAAATTACTTAATGATAGAAAGGTACAGGTACCGGTACAAAGAATCGCAAAAACTTAGATGAAGTCAGTGCTAATTAATACATAATCAAATGATGAACAAAGTTGACTTTAAATACATGTAGTCCAAGGGAGTTAGGGGGGGTTGAGCCCCACAATGAGTTGGTTAGCTAACTCAACCCCAGAAGAAAATTTCatgctcccccaaaaaaaaaaaacaccaactcCCTCCCCAAAgaaaatttcacccccccccaaatagtgtaaaattgaaaattgtccTAGCTGGTAAACACAAattttcaccttaattttgggcttaAATGTAGAGTAcaaaagtgtacatttttttGCACAATTATCACAGTAACATGTGGTCAAAATGATGGCCACCAggatttttttgtctttgccctcGAAAAACGCGTACCATGATGCgtcactgaacatgtaaaatacctggacccccccccccatttttttttaccaAGACCATATGGACATGTGTAGAGGTTATGTTTGTAtcttaaatatttaaatttgacaatGTATATATCAAATCAGAAATGCAATCCTGATAAGTTTTCGCAAAATTCACGGAAAAGACCATATCCTGAGCGGCATTTATCAGGCAGGCATAATCGTAAGCCGACTCCACCCTTGctaattaatgtaattaaaaccCTAAAACTCAGATGATTACACATTCAGAATACCTTTAGTATTCAGGCTTGTCATAATTAGGCCATTTTactcattttgggcaaaaaaacaaATCAGAAACAACATGTAAATAAGCTGGAGCAAACATTAACACAAAAGTGCATATTATGGGCCAGCATATTATGGGCCGACTCCACCCTGGCATTTTTTTCGTTAAGCTGCTATAACTTTTGAAGTATATGTACTATATTAAAAGTTAAGGTACCAATTTGAAGCACTCACtaagagctttaatttggtatataatttACCTATGTAGGTATCTACAGTAATTAAATAATTcaacatttatgcaaaaaattcTGCGAAATGTCCGGGCTCCAGCCTATGAGACCCCCAACTCATAACGCATGGCCATATGTATAGTGTAAaacagatgcaccaaatggcttcaattggaccttcactttgcaaaatttccaaatttcggagggggaacatcagacaccccctgcctatataaacaactgcccgttttcgcttctgtatttcacacccagcagtctgaatttatacaataacggtgaaaaaaggtggcttcaattgacctgtcatttcgcaaattttatattttcggctttttcaaactcaaattttacaccataatagtgccaaaatggtccaccaaatggcttcaattaggtttttattttgcaaatgtttctcatttctcaggggcatcccctcagacaccccccatgTCGCATAGCGTTATGGGTACATAggtataaagcaataattgggcgtctttttgcaaattttaggctttttcaaactaaaattttacacaataatgttgacaaaatggtccaccaaatggcttcacttgggtcttcattttccaaaggtttctaacttctcaggggggaaaatccccctcagacaccccctgcgtcgcatAAGCGCCTCGGGATGCACGCAACAAGCGTccatttcttacattttatgtttattttaagTGTGCCCCCTTTCTCGAAATCCTGTATCCGCCCCTGgaggggttcgaaccaagatcgaccttccaaatacatgtatttaccactaagccataccagagatatgatagattcggtgacaataatagcaatgttattcccactgagtggctcactcgtgtattctatttttggaatgaattaacaccgtccaaataatgtaacacaaacctttatgcttactttttaaattgtttgaacgttggtagtattattttcaagttaaataaccaacaatggacaattgacaatgaaagtttctttgcaggaaaaacatcggccgtacaatatatggcgtgacagtagtcacgcacaaagataaacatttcaacatgttcaatatgcgactagaaatataccccaaccaaaaatcatgaaattttcaggcaagctaactttagttattctataacatgacacccatttttgattccggcgctttttcttgcttgatgatatgaacatttttgtgttacgtgacatgcaatttttctcattttccgagctactttggacatgttcaagcttctttttttccatttaattcaacttttacacgttatttgttgctttacacaaatgtttgatatcttatctgtggtcagggtacataaatggagcaatatacatgatatacgaccagtgtcttccatttctggagctattttgataaaaagcgtttgccggctaaaatttcaacattgtgttacgtaacccgtgttcaccaacccttataaattttctgtcgaacaaaagaggtcacgaagttgctgtcgtactgtctAAGAGAGGTTTTTATGTATGCAGCATCATTACCATTTAACAGGGAAAACGGTAAGCTTGCTGATACTGACTGTATACGTATCATGCTCTCTGCATAATTCATCCTTATGTTCTCCTAAAAGTAATAAGAATTAAGTTTTCCCCTTTATTTTCATTACAGAACAATGATAAAGAGACCTTTACGTGAATGGGACTATTTAATGCCTCATGTTTGTAAATATTGTGGGCGAAGATTCTACAATGACGTATTAAGATATCTGTTCCATATTCGCCACCATGAAATGTGGATTCGCCCCTTCTGGTATGACTATAAAAGCATTAAGACCAAAGGGGGTGTCATCATTTCGAAACAGAAGAAGGCTCGCAGAAGTCAGCGAACGGGTGGGATAGGAGATGCTAAGCAACAACATGATAGTAAATGTGCATATATTAGTTCCACTTACACGGAAGCCTCTGGATCTTCCATTGCTTTGGAGACTTCGTCCACATGTGCAGAAGACAGTTACATCAGTGCTAATGTAGTACAAGAGAAACATGTAAAGAGGAAATCAAAACAGGCGAAAGAGGACAAGAGAGGAAAGATATTTACTCAGGAACAATTTATATTGGACAAGAGAAATTGCAAAGATAGTAACAAGTCGTCAAAGATCAAGACCAAAGGAAGTGTCATCCATTATAAACAGAAGACATGCAGAACACGTCTAACAGGTGGGGTAGAAGATGATACTTCTTCCTTAGGTCAAGAAGACATTTACATCAATGCTACTATAGATCAAGAGAAACGTGTCAAGAATTCTCAATGTCAATTCTGTCTTAAGAAATTCAGTTCTTCATCTTATGCCAGACAACATGAAAGGTCTCATACCAAAGAGATACCTTTTACATGTAAATGtagattttgtaacaaaggcttcataaGTTCAGTTAACTTGAAACCACATGAGCGTATTCATATTAAAGAAAAgccttttcagtgtaaattttgcaacaaaggcttcacccattcaggtaacttgaAGCAACATGAGCgcattcacactaaagagaagccttttcagtgtaaattttgcAACAAACGCTTTACAAGGTCAGATGTCTTGAAGAAGCATGAGCGTAtacatactaaagagaagccttataaatgtcaattttgcaataaaggcttcacaTGGTCAGGTTCCTTGGAGGCACATGAACGTGTTCATACTAATGATTTCCCTTTCAAGTGTACATTTTGTCACAAAGCCTTCACACAGAGAGGTAACTTGAAGAGCCATGAGCGTATTCATACTAAAGTGAAGCCATTTATATGTACATTTTGCCACAAAGCCTTCAAAGATCCAAGTTCCttgaagaaacatgaacgtattcataccaaagagaaaccctttcagtgtaaaatttgcaATAAAAGCTTCGCACAGTCAAGTAACTTGAAGGCACATGAACTTATTCATACTAATGATGCCCCTTTCAAGTGcagattttgtaacaaaggcttcaaacGTTCAACTCACTTGCAGAGACATGAGCGTATTCATTCTAAAGTGAAGCCATCATATAAATGTACATTTTGCAACAAAGCCTTCACAGATCCAAGTAACTTGAAGAAACATGAGCGTATTCATACAAATGAAAAGCCATATCATTGTAAATTTTGCAACAAAAGCTTCTCACATTCGGATTCTTTAAGGGCACATGAGTATATTCATACTAATGATTATCCTTTTAAGTGTACATTTTGCTACAAAGGCTTTACACTGTCAGGTAACATGAAGACACATCAACGcattcatactaaag is a window from the Amphiura filiformis chromosome 12, Afil_fr2py, whole genome shotgun sequence genome containing:
- the LOC140166901 gene encoding LOW QUALITY PROTEIN: uncharacterized protein (The sequence of the model RefSeq protein was modified relative to this genomic sequence to represent the inferred CDS: substituted 1 base at 1 genomic stop codon) — its product is MRIFRQSLSLHAFSPRDLHHHHACTPKSRTMIKRPLREWDYLMPHVCKYCGRRFYNDVLRYLFHIRHHEMWIRPFWYDYKSIKTKGGVIISKQKKARRSQRTGGIGDAKQQHDSKCAYISSTYTEASGSSIALETSSTCAEDSYISANVVQEKHVKRKSKQAKEDKRGKIFTQEQFILDKRNCKDSNKSSKIKTKGSVIHYKQKTCRTRLTGGVEDDTSSLGQEDIYINATIDQEKRVKNSQCQFCLKKFSSSSYARQHERSHTKEIPFTCKCRFCNKGFISSVNLKPHERIHIKEKPFQCKFCNKGFTHSGNLKQHERIHTKEKPFQCKFCNKRFTRSDVLKKHERIHTKEKPYKCQFCNKGFTWSGSLEAHERVHTNDFPFKCTFCHKAFTQRGNLKSHERIHTKVKPFICTFCHKAFKDPSSLKKHERIHTKEKPFQCKICNKSFAQSSNLKAHELIHTNDAPFKCRFCNKGFKRSTHLQRHERIHSKVKPSYKCTFCNKAFTDPSNLKKHERIHTNEKPYHCKFCNKSFSHSDSLRAHEYIHTNDYPFKCTFCYKGFTLSGNMKTHQRIHTKEKPFQCKFCNKGFTRSGDLKRHERIHTKEKPFKCKSCNKSFTHSGNLKTHEHIHTKEKLFKTKRSRRKMLERMRKARQKKDDKRRNLSTSGQSISVKRTCQQKASKRQLTGETGYTTQYDSKRVSTSSTSEEASKSSITLKTSSTCPKGSYVSANVEQEKHVKRKSKQKQEDKGGRISTHEHDEQSILGKRNDQDRKKSSKIKAQESVILSKQKTSRRQLTGGTGDAAESSSTGQEGSYISANVEQKKGVKKFECQFCLKKFSSSGYVRQHERFHTKDFRFTCRFCNKGFITSLNLKLHERIHIKEKPFQCKFCNKSFTRSDAVKTHERIHTKVKPFLCXFCNKAFTTASTLETHERIHTKEKPFQCKMCYKSFTQSSSLKTHERIHTKEKPFWCKFCNKTFTQSGCLTIHKRIHAKEKPFWCKFCNKTFTQSGNLKAHERIHAKEKPQV